The DNA region TTTATCTAATTTATTAGCAGCAAGTATTACTATAGGAGTAACACCAAATCCTTTTGCCAATTTACTAGAACTCATGAAAAATGATTTCCAAAACAAAGGATATGAGCTAAAAATAATAGAATTTTCAGATTATATACTACCTAATCGTGCTTTAGAAGAAAAAGAACTTGATGCTAATTTATACCAACACAAGTCTTTTTTAGAAGCATATAATGCAAAAAGAAATGCAAATTTAATTGCAACAACACCTGTAATCATAGCACCCATAGGAATTTATAGTAAAAAAATTAAAAATTTACAAGACCTTAAAAAAGGTTCTAAAGTTGCTATACCAAATGATGCTACCAATGAAAATAGAGCTTTAGAACTTTTAGAAAAAGCTGGTTTAATCAATTTAAATCAAAACTCATTAAAAACCTTACTTGATATCAATAAAAATCCTAAAAATCTTAAATTTATAGAACTCAAAGCCGCTCAACTTCCAAGATCTTTAGATGATGTTGATATAGCTATTATTAATTCCAATTATGCTCTTGATGCAGGACTTAATCCAAGCAAAGATACTCTTTTTCGAGAAGATAAAAATAGCCCTTATGTAAATTATGTTGTAGTACGCTCAGAAGATAAAAATAGCATTAAAACTCAAATTATTGATGAAATTTTAAGAAGTGATAAATTTAAAGCTATTATTGATAAATATTACAAAGATATATTAATTCCCGCTTTTTAAAATTTCAATAAACCTAAAAAATCAATGTCATTATTATAAATAATTTAATTTTCTTGCAATCTTTATGATAATGGCACTAAAAATTTCGAACCAATAAAATATCATAAATAACAAAATCCAAACTTTCTAAAAAATCATAAATAACATTTAAAACTATCTTATAAATTTATTATTTTATAATAAATTTATATTTTTATTAATTTATTTTTAAATTAAAATTATATAACAAGACTTTTACCATTATCTTTTAAGTATACAAAAAATCTTTTTAAGTACTTTATTAAGTTTATAAAAGTAAAATACTTCATTATTTAAACCATTGGAATATAAATGAAAATTATTTTTTTAATTCTCTTTACTTTATTAAATTTCTCTCAAGCATCAAATTTAGAATTAGTAAAAATAGCCCTAGAAAAAGAATTTAAAAATAACTTTCCCAAAATTATCATTTCACAAATTGATTTAAAAGCAAAATCCCTACCAAAAGACTTTGAACAATACACTTTATTAAGAATTGCTAATGGGCGTTTTAACCAAGCTCAAGGTTTTTTAAGAGCCGAATTTAAAACTCCTCAAAACATCCAAAAAAATATTTTTTTTAGATATTTTATCCAAGCAAATTTAGAAGTATTAAAAAGCCAACGCATAATCAAAAAAGGAGATAAACTTAAACCTTTTGATTATAAAAATGTCTTAATTGATTTTAATAAAGTTCCTTTAAATGCTTTAACTTTAGATGATGCAAATAATCTTACAGCTAAAAGCAATATCAATAAAAATAGAATTTTAAAAACAAATATGTTTAAAATCACCGCTTTAATACACAAAAACGATCCTATTATAGGAGTTTTAAGTGAAGGAAATGTCGATGTTTTAATCGAACTTATAGCTCTACAAAATGGTAATATGGGAGAAAAAATTCGTGCAAAAAATAAAGAAGGTAAAGTCATGCAAGGTATTATTATAGGAAAAAATAGGATGATTTTACAATGAAAATCTTATTGGGTATTTCTGGATCAAGCAGTGTTTATTTAGGTCTTAAATTGCTAAAACATTTAGAAAATAAATGCGAACTTTATTGTATTTTAACCCAAGGATCAAAAATAAGTTTTCAAGCTGAAAACAAAACAAACTTAGAAGAAATTTGCCAAAAAAAATTCAAAAATACTCATTTTTTAAATGATAATGATTTAAGTTTAAGCGTAGCAAGCGGATCTTTTGGTATAGAAAAAACCATTATTGCGCCCTGTTCTATTTCAAGCTTAGCTAAAATTCATGCAGGCTTTGCTGATACACTTTTAATGCGTGCAGCAGCAGTAGCTTTAAAAGAAAGAAAAAAATTAATTTTAGCTATACGCGAAATGCCTTTTTCAACACTTAATTTAGAACACATGCTAAAACTTAGCCAAATGAATGTTATTATAGCCCCCCCTGTATTTGCAAGCTATTCTAAAATAGATAATTTGCAAGATTTAGAAAATTTTATTATAGGTAAATGGCTAGATCTTTTAGAAATAAAACATGATTTATATAAAAAATGGCAAAATTTTTAGTTTAAATTTGCTATATTTTTAAAAAAAATTGGAGCCAAAATGACTTGCTTATATCCTGGAACTTTTGATCCTATTACAAATGGACATTTAGATGTAATCAAACGTGCTTTAAAAATTTTTGATAAAGTGATCATAGCTATAGCAAAAAGCGAATATAAAAAACCTTGCTACACACTAGAAAAACGCAAGCAATTAACTATTCTTGCTACACAAAATTTAACTAAGGTTGAAATTATAACTTTTGATAATTTACTTATAGATTTAGCTAAAGAATTAAAAACTAATACCATTATAAGAGGACTTAGAGCAGTAAGTGATTTTGAATATGAATTACAAATTGGCTATGCAAATCATGCACTTTGGGATGAAATTGAAACCATTTATTTAATGCCTAATTTAAAAAATGCTTTCATATCAAGCTCTATAGTACGTTCTATAGTAGCACACCATGGAGATGTAAGCTCCCTTGTTCCAAAAGAAATTTTACCTTTTTTAAAGGATGAAAATTGTATGTAGCATTTGAAGGCATAGATTGTGTAGGTAAAAGCACACAAATTACTCTTTTAAAAGAGACCTATAAAGATGGTATTTTTACACTTGAACCCGGTGGAACAGAACTTGGAAAATATCTGCGTCAAATTTTATTAAATAAGAATAATAAAATCAGTAAAAAAAGTGAACTTTTACTTTTTTTAGCAGATCGTGCACAACATTTTGAAGAAGTCTTAAAACCCAATAAAAACAAGCTTATCATTAGTGATAGAAGTTTTATTTCAGGTATGGCTTATGCACAAGATTTTGATAATCATTTACTTTTTTCTTTAAATCGTTTTGTTTTAGAAGAATTTTTTCCACAAAAAATAATCTTTTTGAAAGCCGATAAAAAACTCATTAAAGAACGCTTAGGTCAAAAAAAACTAGATAATATAGAAAAACGTGGGGTGGAGTATTTTTTAAACGTACAAAACAAACTTGAAAAGGTTTTAGAATTCTTAAATCAAAATATTCAAATAAAAATTTTAAAATTAAATGCCAATCAAAACAAAGAAATTTTACATCAAGAAATAAAGGAATTTTTACAATGATAAAAGCCTTAAAAGGAATGAAAGATTTATTAGATAAAGATGCGTACTACTATGAAAAAATAATAAAAATCTCTGAAGAAGTAGTAAAAAATTATGGATTTAGTTTTATTAACATACCTCATTTAGAACTTTGTAAACTTTTCAAAAGAAGTGTAGGAGAAAGCTCTGATATAGTTGGTAAAGAAATGTACGAATTTATTGATAAAGGAGAAAATCATGTTTGCATGCGTCCTGAAGGTACAGCTGGAGCAGTACGCGCTTATATAGAAAGCAAAATGGATAAAACAAACATGCAAAAACGCTGGTTTTATCATGGTTCTATGTTTCGCTATGAAAGACCACAAAAAGGACGTTTAAGAGAATTTCATCAATTTGGTGTTGAAAGTTTTGGAAATGCAAGCGTTTATGAAGATGCAAGCATAATTTTGATATTAGTAGAAATTTTTTCACGCTTAGATATTAAATTTAAACTTTTAATTAATTCTTTAGGTTGCTCACAATGCATGCAAGCATATCGTAAAAAATTATTACTTTTTTTAGATACTAAAGAAGGTTTTTGTGAAGATTGTTTACGTAGAAAAAACTTAAACCCTATTCGTATTTTAGATTGCAAAAATGAACAATGTCAAAATTTACTCACCCTTGCTCCTCTTTTAAATGACAATTTATGCTTCTCTTGTCAACAAGATTTTAAAATTTTACAAAATATTTTAAAAGAAAATAAAATTGATTTTCAAATTGATACAAAATTAGTTAGAGGGCTTGATTATTATTCTAAAACAGCTTTTGAATTTATTAGTGATGAAATTGGAGCAAAAGCTGCTATTGCAGGAGGTGGACGTTATGACAAACTTATTGAACACCTTGGAGGAAAAAGTGGGTTTGGAATCGGTTTTGCTATGGGTATAGAAAGACTTATTGCTATTTTAGAACAAAAAGAAGAAAAACAAAAACGATTAGGAATTTATCTTTGTTCCTTAGATGAAATTTATATCAATAAAATTTTTAATATAGCTACAAAACTGAGAAAAAAACATCAAGTTATCTTAAGTTATGAAGCAAAAAAACTTACTAAACATCTTGAATATGCTGATAAAAATCATACTCAAATTTTTCTTTGTATGGGAGAAAATGAAGCAAAAAATGAAACTTTATTTTATAAGAATTTAGAACATAAAAGAGAACAAATAATTAAAATTTCAGATTTAGAGAAAGTTTTATAATGGACTATGGTATTAATATTTGGGGAAATAACAATTTTATCATTAAAAATGGTAAGGTTTGCATAAATCATGAAAAAAAACCTGCTATTATAGATATAGTAAAAGAATTAAGAGATGATGGCTACAAAGGTCCTTTATTATTAAGATTTCCTCATCTTATTCAACAACAAATTGAAAATATTTATGGAAATTTTAGTAAAGCAAGAAAGGAATTTAATTATAAGGGTGGTTTTAACGCAGTTTACCCTTTAAAAGTAAATCAATATCCTGGTTTTGTAAAAAATCTAGTAAAACTTGGAAAAGATTATAATTATGGGCTTGAAGCAGGTTCAAAAGCAGAACTTTTACTTGCTATGGCTTATAATAACGAAGGTGCACCTATTAGCGTTAATGGTTTTAAAGATAGAGAACTTATAAATATAGGCTTCATAGCCGCTGAAATGGGGCATAATATCACCTTAACCATAGAAGGACTTAATGAACTTGAAGCCATTATTGATATAGCTAAAGAACGCTTTAAACCTAAACCAAACATAGGTTTACGTATACGTTTACATTCTGCTGGTGTTGGTATTTGGGCTAAAAGTGGTGGGATACATTCTAAATTTGGACTTACTTCAACTGAACTTATAGAAGCAGTTAATTTGCTTAAAAAAAATAAACTCTTAGATCAATTTACCATGATACATTTCCATCTAGGTTCTCAAATTACAGAAATTCATCCCTTAAAAAAAGCTTTAAATGAAGCGGGTAATATTTATACAGAACTTAGAAAAATGGGAGCTAAAAATCTAAAAGCTATTAATCTTGGTGGCGGTTTAGCCGTAGAATATTCACAATTTAAAAATGAAAAAAATAGAAATTATACCCTAAGAGAATATGCTAATGATGTAGTTTTTATCTTAAAAAATATTGCAGAACAAAAAAAAGATCTTGAACCTGATATTTTTATAGAAAGTGGACGTTTTATTGCAGCAAATCATGCTGTTTTAGTAGCACCTGTATTAGAACTCTTCTCACAAGAATATGCAGAAAATAAACTTTTACTTAAAGAAAAAAATCCTAAACTTATTGATGAACTTTATGATCTTTATAAAAGCATTAAACCCTCAAATGCTTTAGAATATTTACACGATAGCATAGATCACCTAGAAAGTATTTTAACGCTTTTTGATTTAGGCTATGTCGATTTACAAGATCGTTCAAATGCAGAAATCTTAACCCATTTAATTACAAAAAAAGCTATTTTACTCTTAGGTGATAAACAAAATCCTGCAGATTTACTCGCTATACAAGATGAAGTACAAGAAAGATATTTAGTGAATTTTTCACTTTTCCAAAGCATACCTGATTTTTGGGGATTAGAACAAAATTTCCCTATCATGCCACTTGATCGTTTAGATGAAAAACCTAATAGAAGCGCAAGCATTTGGGATATAACTTGTGATAGCGATGGAGAAATTTCATATTCTAAAAATAAACCTTTATTTTTACATGATATAGATGTAGAAAAAGAAAATTATTTTCTAGGATTTTTTCTTGTAGGTGCTTATCAAGAAGTACTTGGAATGAAGCACAATCTTTTTACTCATCCTACAGAAGCTATTATTAGCATTAATGAAAAAGGTTATGAAATTGAAGGTATTATAGAGGCACAATCCATACTTGATACACTCGAAGATTTAGACTATGATATTCATACTATCATGAATAAACTTAATGAACGTATAGGCAATTCCAAATTGGTTAATGAAAAACAAAAAAAACATATTTTAGGTGAACTTTATCTTTTTTTAAATGACAATGGATATTTAAAAAATATAGGTAAAAAAGAAGTTTAAAAAATAAATCTCACAACAATAAAACTCCCTAAAATCTCTTTCAAAAAGAGATTTTTACACTATATTAATTTAAAATATAAGATGACCTAATTTTAAAGAATATTTTTAATTATACATAAAATTTTATGTATAATTGATTATTAACAAATCTCTACACTATTAAAACAATAATTGAAATTTTAATTTGATTTTATATTACAAAATGTGTTTTTCTGCTAGAATTAAGCAAAAAAATAAAGGATTATAAAATGCTTGCACAAAGATCTCAGGTTTTAGAAGAATCTATTACTTTAGCTATCACAGCTCTTGCTAATGAACTTAAGGCTAAAGGAGAAGATATTATCAGTTTTTCAGCAGGAGAACCTGATTTTGATACTCCACAAATTATCAAAAATGCAGCTATAGCTGCCATAGAAAAAGGTTGTGGTAAATACACTGCAGTTGCAGGAATAAATGAAGTTTTAAAAGCCATACAAAATAAACTCAAAAAAGACAATCAACTCGATTATGAAATTAACGAAATCATTACAAATGTAGGAGCAAAACATTCACTTTTTCAATGCATAGAATGTTTAATTGAAAAAAATGACGAAGTTATCATCCCTAGTCCTTATTGGGTAAGCTATCCTGAAATGGTAAAATTTGCTGGAGGAATACCTGTTTTTATAGAAGGTTTAGAAGAAAATGGATTTAAAATTACTCCTACGCAACTACAAAATGCTATTACAAGTAAAACAAAAATGTTAATACTCAACTCCCCTTCAAATCCCGTAGGATCGATTTATTCTAAAGAGGAATTAGTGCAAATTGCTAAGGTCTTAAAAAATACAAATATTACAGTTTTAAGTGATGAAATGTATGAAAAGCTTTGTTATGATAACTTTCATTTTACCGCTTTTGCAAGTGTAAGTAAAGATGCACTTGAACGTAGCATAACTATAAATGGCTTAAGCAAATGCTGCGCTATGCCAGGATGGCGTTTTGGCTATATGGCAAGTAAAAACAAAGCTTTAATTTCAGCTATAAAAAAACTTCAAGGGCAAAGCACTTCAAATATTTGTTCCATCACACAACATGCTGCTATACCTGCTTTAAATGGAGAATGTGATGAGGACATAGAAAAGATGCGTCAAATTTTTGAAAAACGTCGTAATTTAGCCTTAAATTTATTAAATAAAATACCAAATATTAGTGTCTATAAACCAGAAGGAGCCTTTTATCTTTTTGTAAATATACAAAAAATTGAAAAAGACTCAATGCAATTTTGTAAAAAATTACTAGAACAAGAAAAAGTTGCCCTTGTTCCAGGTATTGGTTTTGGAATGGATGGATACTTTAGAATTTCTTATGCTACAAGTGATGAGCTTATTGAAAAAGGTATAAAAAGAATCAGTAATTTTATTAAAAATTATAAATAATTCTAAATTTAAAACCCAAATCTTAGCTTTTTAAAAGCTAAGATTATAAAAAATACAATAAAAATTAATTTTTTTTAAGTACTGTATTAATTCTTTGAATTTTATCTAGTTTATTTAAACTAAGTCTTATTATAGTATCATCTAATCCACCTAAAGAATGTGGCACATTTGCTTTTAAACTTATCATATCTAAAGTGTTCAATTCTAATCTTTGATCTTTTGCTTCAAGCCAAATTTTCCCACTTAAAACCTGGATACGAATGGCAAATGGAGCCTTATGTTCTTTCATTATGCTATCTTTAGCAAGCAAAATTTGAATTTCTTTACTGTATTCATCATCAATTAAAACATTGATTTTTACTTCTTTAGGAATAAATTGAACCTTGTTCCATTGAATCATTTCCATCAAATCTCCTTTTTATTTTTATAAAATTGTAACAAAAAGTAAAATATAGACTATAAACTTATGTTAATTCTACTCTTATTTTAAATAAAAATTTTATTAACTATTTTTTACAAAATATCTCATCACTTTAAAATCAAATATACAACAAAAAACAAACTCTCTTTTATAAAAATTAACAAGCATTAAGTATTAACCCCCTATTTTAGTTTTCATTTTCTTAGTTTTCAAACATTGTTTTATTAAAAAATCTTACATTCAAATTCTATTTTTTATTCAATACTCAATATGAAAATTATATTTTTCAAAATCATTACAAATTATATTAAATATAATATTTGATATTTTATTTTTAATTTCATTATTTTTATTAAATTATTTAAAAAGTCCAAAATTAAATTCAAAAATATCTTCAATTTTCTTTTCCAAAAGATTTTCAAATACTATATAGCAATTTTACTCATAAAATTTATTCCATCTATCAAATAATAATTTAAATTTTATTTTATGGATAGTTTAAGATATATAAATGCGCCACCACATATTAAATTAAAACACTTTCCTTTTCACTTCGCCATCTAACTATATATCAATATTTAGCATTCTTCAAACTTCACTAATTCAATTCAATAGTTTACAAACAAAAGCATTCATTGAATGAAAACTATCATCAAAATAATAAATTAAAAATTTTATTTTATATTTCTTAAACTATCTTTTTTCATATTTTATTATTTTATAAATTAATTGTGCTACATACGACTAATAAATAGATTTTCTTTACATTTTTCATCTAAAAATTTGTAATTTGCTCTTACTTTTTTAGTAGTAAAAAAAGGAATTTTAAGATTTCTCAAAAATTCGTTGTATTATTATATCTAAGTTGAACTATTTGCAATATTTATAAATAAAAAAGAAGTATTAAAAACTTTAAAAATTTATCATTTCCCATTTTTACTCTTAAAGCCAAAAATTTACTAACACAAACTCGATCTTTAAGAACAAAAAATATTTTTGTAAGATAAAGACATAAAAATATTTTTTTTGAAATCTTACCCTGTCTCTTTTAAACGCGACTTTATTTGTTAAAAATATTTACCCGTTCTACTCTTTATATTTTCAAACCCGATTCTAAAATTCACATCATTACTTTTTTTTGATTTTTAAAAAAGTAATATGTTTTAGTCTTTACGCCTCTTAGCATTTCACCTAAGCCATTTTATGCTACTATTTTTCAAATTTTTCATTACATAATTTCACTCAAAAGATCTTGTATTTTTTTTTCTAATTCTTTTAATTCATTATTTATCTCATCTAATTTTCTTAATGGAGTATAAGTATAAAAATATCTGTTAAATAAAATTTCATAACCCACGCTCGTACTATCCCAAGCTATCCAAGAGTTCTTAATATAAGGTTTTACCTCTGTATCATAGTAACTTTGTATATTTATTTTAAGTGGAATTTTTTCTGTATTATTATTTTTATCACTGTCAATGATAAGATTTTCTTCGCTTTTTTTAAGTTTTACTCCTAAAAAATCTATAAACTCTTTTCTATTTTTGAAATCTTGTGCATTTTGTTCTAAAATTTTTAGTTTTTCTAAAATTTTTTCTTTATCTTTAAGTTTTTTGAATTTTTCATCATCTTTTAAAACTTCTATACTTTTTGGCTTTTCTATAATAATTTTAGTATAACCAAAGTCTTCATTATCATAAATTTTACAATCTTCATTAGAAATATTTTCTAAAAATAATTTAGTAATTTCTCCTATATGTTCTTTACTCATTTCATTTTGTTTAAAACCTAAAGATTTTTTCATCTTAGAAAAATATTTATCATTTGCAGCATTTATAAGCTGAACCTTACCTTTTTTATATTCTGGTTTTTTATTAGTAATAATCCATATAAAAGTAGGAATTGCCGTATTGTAAAATATATTTGTAGGTAAAGCGATTATAGCTTCAAGATAGTCATTTTCTATAATATGTTTTCTTATAGCTACCATACCACTATCTGAATTAAAAAGCGATGAACTATTATGCACACTTGCAATACGAGAACCCAAAGAAGTATCAAATTTCATTTTACTAAGCATATTAAGCAAAAACATCATTTGCCCATCACTTTTACTTGTAATACCCACGTTAAATCTTGGATCATTGCAACTTGAATTAAAACCCTTTTTTTCAACACCTAAAATCTTTTGATCATTTTCCCAAGACCTACCATAAGGCGGATTGCTAAGCATAAAATCAAATTTCAAATTTTGCTGATCATTACTTAACGTTGAACCAAATTTAATATGATTTGGATCTTCGCCTTTTATTAGCATATTTGCTTTACATATAGCATAAGCTTCTGGATTAATTTCTTGTCCATAAAGATAAATATTTGCATTTGATTGTATAAAACCATTAGAATCTGTGATAAATTCTTTCGATTCAGCAAGTATTCTGCCACTTCCACAAGCATTATCATAAACAAGATATGTTCCTTGTTTGATTTGCTCTTTTACAGGTAAAAATACAAGATGAGTCATAAGCTCTATAATTTCTATTGGTGTAAAATGCTCTCCAGCTTCTTCATTATTTTCCTCATTAAATTTACGAATAAGCTCTTCAAATATATATCCCATACCAAGATTGCTTAAACCTTTATGAATAATATTACCTTTTTCATCTAAGATATCTTTTATACTAAAATTTACCTTAGGAGAACAAAATCTTTCTATAACACCAAAAAGTATATTTGCTTCTTCTAAGGTATCAAGTTGATTTTTAAATTTAAATTTAGAGATTATATCTTTGATATTACCAGTAAAACAATCAAGATAATTTTCAAAATTTATTCTTATATTTTTTGGATCATTTAAAAGAGTTTGCAAGGTAAATTGAGAATAATTAATTCCCCCCCCCCCATAGTTCTTTTACAATTGGAAAAGTATCTAAATTTTGTATTTGATCCTTATATTGATTATAAATTTTTATGGCTTCATCTTTTTTAGGTTCTAAAAGAGCATCTATTCTTCTTATAATCGTCATAGGTAGTATAATATCACGGTATTTACTCTTTGTATAAACATCACGGAGCAAATCATCTGCTACGCTCCATATAAAATTCACAATACTTTGAAACTGGTTTACATCCATAAATATCTTTCCTTAATGTTCTATAAAAATGTATTAAATATATTATATAAATTACTCTAAAAAAACATTTAAAAAACCACTAAGTAAAGATAAAATGTAGAAAAATCAAGCCTATTTTGGCTTGATTTGAAGAAATTAAAAGCTTATTCTACTTCAGCATCAATAACATCATCATCTTTTTTCTTTTTATCATTAGCTGTATTTGTTTCATCTTTTTTATACATATTTTCAGCTAATTTATGAGAAACTTCACTTAAAACTTTCATTTTAGCTTCAATTTCTTCTTTGCTTGCATTTTGATTTTTTAAAGTTTCACGCAAATCATCTAGTGCTTTTTGTATATTTTCTCTATCAACTTGAGGAATTTTTTCTCCAAGCTCATTTAAAGATTTTTCTACTTGATGAGCTAAGCTATCAGCTGAATTTCTAGCATCTACTGCTTCTTTGCGTTTCTTATCTTCTTCTTTATGAAGTTCGGCATCTTTTACCATATTATTTATCTCTTCTTCACTAAGTCCACTTGAACCTGTAATTTTAATTTCTTGTGCTTTGCCAGTAGCTTTATCTTTTGCCGAAACAGTTAAAATACCATTAGCATCAATATCAAAAGTTACCTCAATTTGTGGCATACCGCGTGGTGCTGGCGGAATCCCTTCAAGATTAAAATTACCCAAAGATTTATTATCGCGACTAAATTCTCTCTCACCTTGCAAAACATTGATTGTAACAGCACTTTGATTATCTTCAGCAGTTGAGAAAACTTGTTCTTTTTTAGTTGGAATAGTTGTACCTTTTTCAATAATTTTAGTCATCACACCTCCTAAAGTTTCAATACCTAAAGAAAGTGGAGTAACATCAAGTAAAAGCACATCTTTAACATCACCTTTTATAACAGCACCTTGAATTGCAGCACCAATAGCTACTACTTCATCTGGATTTACTGATTTATTTAAATCTTTAGCAAAAGCTTTTTTTACTTCTTCTTGCACTAAAGGAACACGCGTAGAACCTCCAACCATTACAATTTCTTTAATCTCATCTTTTTTAAGACCTGCATCACTTACGACTTCATTAATTTTAGTAATAGTTTCAGCGACTAGAGAATCAATCATACTTTCAAATTTAGCTCGAGTTAATTTTTTCACTAAATGTTTTGGACCACTTGCATCTGCTGTAATAAATGGTAAATTAATTTCAGTTTCATTAGCAGAACTTAATTCTTTTTTAGCATTTTCTGCAGCTTCTTTTAAGCGTTGCAAAGCCATTACATCATTTTTAAGATCTATACCTGTTTCATCTTTAAATTCATTTGCTAAAAAATCTATAAGCTTATTATCAAAATCATCTCCACCTAAAAAAGCATTACCACCAGTTGCTAAAACTTCTACAACATTATCTCCAGTTTCAAGTACAGTAACATCAAATGTTCCACCACCCAAATCATAAACTACAATCTTTTCACTGTCTTTTTTATCAAGTCCATAAGCTAAAGCTGCTGAAGTAGGTTCATTAATAATTCTTAACACATTAAGACCTGCTATAGTTCCTGCTTCTTTTGTTGCTTTTCTTTGGGCATCATTAAAATATGCAGGCACAGTAATAACTGCATCAGTAATACTTTCACCCAAAAAAGCTTCAGCATCTTCTTTTAATTTCATTAAAACCTTTGCTGAAATTTCTTGTGGAGTATAAATTTTTCCTGCAATCTCTATAGCGCAAGCACCATTTCTTTCAGTAATATGATAAGGAAGTCTATTTTTAGCCTCCTTAGCTGCATCTTCATTAACCATCAAACCCATAATTCTTTTAATAGAATAAATAGTTTTTTCAGGATTAGTTACAGCTTGACGCTTTGCACTATCACCTACTAAAACC from Campylobacter hepaticus includes:
- a CDS encoding pyridoxal phosphate-dependent aminotransferase, translating into MLAQRSQVLEESITLAITALANELKAKGEDIISFSAGEPDFDTPQIIKNAAIAAIEKGCGKYTAVAGINEVLKAIQNKLKKDNQLDYEINEIITNVGAKHSLFQCIECLIEKNDEVIIPSPYWVSYPEMVKFAGGIPVFIEGLEENGFKITPTQLQNAITSKTKMLILNSPSNPVGSIYSKEELVQIAKVLKNTNITVLSDEMYEKLCYDNFHFTAFASVSKDALERSITINGLSKCCAMPGWRFGYMASKNKALISAIKKLQGQSTSNICSITQHAAIPALNGECDEDIEKMRQIFEKRRNLALNLLNKIPNISVYKPEGAFYLFVNIQKIEKDSMQFCKKLLEQEKVALVPGIGFGMDGYFRISYATSDELIEKGIKRISNFIKNYK
- a CDS encoding cupin domain-containing protein; the encoded protein is MEMIQWNKVQFIPKEVKINVLIDDEYSKEIQILLAKDSIMKEHKAPFAIRIQVLSGKIWLEAKDQRLELNTLDMISLKANVPHSLGGLDDTIIRLSLNKLDKIQRINTVLKKN
- the dnaK gene encoding molecular chaperone DnaK yields the protein MSKVIGIDLGTTNSCVAVYERGESKVIPNKEGKNTTPSVVAFTDKGEVLVGDSAKRQAVTNPEKTIYSIKRIMGLMVNEDAAKEAKNRLPYHITERNGACAIEIAGKIYTPQEISAKVLMKLKEDAEAFLGESITDAVITVPAYFNDAQRKATKEAGTIAGLNVLRIINEPTSAALAYGLDKKDSEKIVVYDLGGGTFDVTVLETGDNVVEVLATGGNAFLGGDDFDNKLIDFLANEFKDETGIDLKNDVMALQRLKEAAENAKKELSSANETEINLPFITADASGPKHLVKKLTRAKFESMIDSLVAETITKINEVVSDAGLKKDEIKEIVMVGGSTRVPLVQEEVKKAFAKDLNKSVNPDEVVAIGAAIQGAVIKGDVKDVLLLDVTPLSLGIETLGGVMTKIIEKGTTIPTKKEQVFSTAEDNQSAVTINVLQGEREFSRDNKSLGNFNLEGIPPAPRGMPQIEVTFDIDANGILTVSAKDKATGKAQEIKITGSSGLSEEEINNMVKDAELHKEEDKKRKEAVDARNSADSLAHQVEKSLNELGEKIPQVDRENIQKALDDLRETLKNQNASKEEIEAKMKVLSEVSHKLAENMYKKDETNTANDKKKKDDDVIDAEVE